A genomic stretch from Schistosoma haematobium chromosome 4, whole genome shotgun sequence includes:
- a CDS encoding hypothetical protein (EggNog:ENOG41KOG2504~COG:G), which translates to MTDFNDLKLLNKKLNCELVNMKKKKKKKKKKAYQSKTDSGWGWIIVTSSFIIQLIIDGTFGGFGVLYVSLRNDQVFINENYSQTILSMPGTIQPGFFLCTGAFVSPLIQMFGFRISGCFGALLLGLGMSIASYLTNMHAITIFYGMISEISQKNILIKTLH; encoded by the exons atgactgattttaatgatttaaaattattaaataagaaattaaatTGTGAATTAGTTAacatgaagaagaagaagaagaagaagaagaagaaagccTATCAATCAAAA ACTGATAGTGGATGGGGTTGGATCATAGTCACATCGTCATTCATCATTCAGTTAATAATTGATGGAACTTTTGGTGGATTTGGAGTTTTATACGTTTCCTTACGAAATGATCAGGTATTCATcaacgaaaattactcacaaacaATATTATCAATGCCGGGAACCATTCAACCTGGATTTTTTCTCTGCACTG GTGCTTTTGTCAGTCCACTTATTCAAATGTTTGGATTTCGTATTAGTGGTTGTTTTGGAGCTTTATTACTTGGTCTTGGAATGTCAATAGCAAGTTATCTAACTAATATGCATGCTATAACAATATTTTATGGAATGATATCAG aaatatctcaaaaaaatatattgataaaaaCACTTCATTAG